In Antennarius striatus isolate MH-2024 chromosome 8, ASM4005453v1, whole genome shotgun sequence, a single window of DNA contains:
- the mmaa gene encoding methylmalonic aciduria type A protein, mitochondrial: MRLFGLPLLRHTSALPRLSPPSVTGSCCLHQGAFTGHPAQCHIIHCRCQQGRGVSTTLGQHVQDLSGPEQRLLNKLYGGLVGGQRASLAESITLVETQHPRKKELAQVLLQRVLAHRKEQEIQNGGKPVAFRIGLSGPPGAGKSSFIEVVGKMLTARGHKVSVLAVDPSSCTTGGSLLGDKTRMTELSRDMNAFIRPSPASGTLGGVTRTTNEAIVLCEGAGYDIVLVETVGVGQSEFAVADMVDMFVLLIPPAGGDELQGIKRGIIERADLVVVTKSDGDLVVPARRIQAEYTSALKLLRRQSKSWNPKVVRASSLTSEGIPEVWAKMESYRDTMVASGEFQGRRRNQQKVWMWSLIQENVLLHFQNHPSVRDALPHLEERVTKGAISPGLAADLLLKAFSSS; the protein is encoded by the exons ATGAGACTATTTGGTCTCCCCCTGCTCCGCCACACCTCTGCCCTCCCACGTTTGAGTCCCCCCTCAGTGACCGGATCATGCTGCCTCCACCAAGGGGCCTTCACTGGCCACCCTGCTCAGTGCCACATCATCCACTGTCGCTGCCAGCAAGGGAGGGGTGTGAGCACAACCCTGGGTCAACACGTGCAGGATCTGAGTGGTCCCGAGCAGAGACTGTTGAATAAACTGTATGGAGGGCTGGTGGGGGGACAGCGGGCATCTCTGGCCGAGTCCATCACATTGGTGGAGACGCAGCATCCCAGGAAGAAGGAGCTGGCTCAGGTGCTCCTGCAGAGAGTGCTGGCCCACAGGAAGGAGCAGGAGATCCAGAATGGAGGGAAGCCAGTGGCCTTCAGGATAG GTCTGTCGGGTCCCCCGGGGGCCGGGAAGTCGTCCTTCATCGAGGTGGTGGGGAAGATGCTGACGGCGCGTGGGCATAAAGTTTCAGTGCTGGCTGTTGACCCTTCCTCCTGCACGACAGGAG GGTCTCTGCTGGGCGATAAGACTCGTATGACTGAACTCTCCAGGGACATGAACGCTTTCATCAGACCGTCTCCGGCCTCGGGAACCCTCGGTGGAGTCACCAGAACAACTAATGAGGCCATTGTTCTCTGTGAGGGCGCTGGATATGACATTGTTCTTGTCGAGACTGTAG GTGTGGGCCAATCTGAGTTCGCAGTGGCTGACATGGTCGACATGTTTGTGCTGCTGATtccgccagcagggggcgatgaGCTCCAG GGCATCAAGAGGGGCATCATTGAGAGAGCCGACCTGGTGGTGGTGACCAAGTCGGACGGAGACCTGGTGGTACCGGCCAGGAGGATCCAGGCCGAATACACCAGCGCACTCAAGCTGCTCAGGAGACAGTCCAAGTCCTGGAACcctaag GTGGTGCGTGCCTCCTCACTCACCAGCGAGGGCATCCCGGAGGTCTGGGCCAAGATGGAGTCGTACCGGGACACCATGGTGGCCAGCGGCGAGTTCCAGGGCAGACGGAGGAACCAGCAGAAGGTGTGGATGTGGAGCTTGATCCAGGAGAACGTCCTCCTCCATTTCCAGAATCACCCCAGTGTCAGAGACGCTCTACCCCACCTCGAGGAAAGGGTCACCAAGGGAGCCATCTCTCCCGGTCTGGCTGCCGACCTGCTCCTCAAAGCCTTCTCATCGTCGTAG